One window of the Sparus aurata chromosome 7, fSpaAur1.1, whole genome shotgun sequence genome contains the following:
- the LOC115584964 gene encoding uncharacterized protein LOC115584964 isoform X4, which translates to MNIHHVLFFCFISALCGDTGLVSAKLSIFTGAEGGSGSIKCYLHQPKNIKFFCKEECKAEDILVKTKDVRGQNSRFSTEYEGESSGIGVLTVSITNLTKSDAGRYRSGLGTDLVPDTYCDFDIRVSDELSDGNTRFFSTDIEGENITLPCLDTVYSKQKFLCKDDCKTEEDIIIETDANRAQSGRYSIEYREGSTFGLYVIITNASQMDTGWYKCGYGRALSPDSSYRVPVLVIGDPYKPNQTLPPFSTSVPSASTPTTQSLKLSSTSFTTSSSSCPKTANQPSAAVCSSVPHPGYIWGLVVLLVILLVVVSVLILYIWKMRRDFRSRSRNTEIPFTYRDLAPASTCEDSAVKTCSD; encoded by the exons ATGAATATCCACCACGTTCTGTTCTTCTGCTTCATCTCAG CTCTGTGTGGAGACACCGGGCTCGTCAGTGCAAAACTCAGTATTTTCACAGGAGCTGAGGGAGGAAGTGGTTCAATTAAGTGTTACCTGCATCAGCCTAAGAACATAAAGTTCTTCTGTAAAGAAGAATGTAAAGCAGAAGATATTCTCGTTAAAACAAaagatgtcagaggtcagaataGCAGATTCAGCACTGAATATGAAGGAGAATCTTCTGGAATAGGAGTTCTGACTGTGAGCATCACAAATCTGACCAAGTCTGATGCAGGACGGTACAGGTCGGGTTTGGGCACAGATCTGGTTCCAGACACATACTGCGACTTTGATATCAGAGTTTCAGATG AACTGTCGGATGGAAACACTCGTTTTTTCAGTACAGATATTGAAGGAGAGAATATCACACTTCCATGCCTCGATACCGTTTACAGTAAACAGAAGTTCCTGTGTAAGGACGATTGTAAAACAGAAGAGGACATTATCATTGAGACTGATGCCAACAGAGCTCAGAGTGGCAGATACAGCATTGAATATAGAGAAGGATCTACATTTGGACTCTATGTCATCATAACAAATGCGAGCCAGATGGACACAGGATGGTACAAGTGTGGCTACGGCAGAGCTTTGTCTCCAGATTCATCCTACAGAGTCCCGGTCCTCGTCATTGGTG ATCCGTACAAACCAAACCAGACTCTTCCACCTTTTTCAACATCAGTCCCATCAGCCTCCACACCAACAACGCAGAGTTTAAAGCTCAGTTCAACAAGTTTCACCACCTCATCATCATCTTGCCCTAAAACCGCCAACCAGCCGTCAGCTGCAG TCTGCTCCAGTGTCCCTCACCCAGGTTACATCTGGGGTCTGGTTGTTTTACTGGTCATTTTACTGGTCGTTGTTTCTGTGCTGATCCTCTACATAtggaagatgaggagggactTCAGGTCaagaagcagaaacacagag ATCCCTTTCACCTATAGGGATTTGGCTCCAGCCTCCACATGTGAAGACTCCGCCGTCAAAACCTGCAGTGATTAG